A single genomic interval of Procambarus clarkii isolate CNS0578487 chromosome 17, FALCON_Pclarkii_2.0, whole genome shotgun sequence harbors:
- the LOC123772576 gene encoding uncharacterized protein yields the protein MKVGSHNSKLGSTDGSRSNSKLGSTDGSRSNNKLGSTDGSRSNNKLGSTDGSRSNNKLGSTDGSRSNNKLGSTDGSRSNNKLGSTDGSRSNNKLGSTDGSRSNNKLGSTDGSRSNNKLGSTDGWK from the exons ATGAAG gtcggttcccacaacagtaAACTGGGGTCAACAGATGGCAGCAGGAGTAACAGTAAACTGGGGTCAACAGATGGCAGCaggagtaacaataaactggggtCAACAGATGGCAGCaggagtaacaataaactggggtCAACAGATGGCAGCaggagtaacaataaactggggtCAACAGATGGCAGCaggagtaacaataaactggggtCAACAGATGGCAGCaggagtaacaataaactggggtCAACAGATGGCAGCaggagtaacaataaactggggtCAACAGATGGCAGCaggagtaacaataaactggggtCAACAGATGGCAGCaggagtaacaataaactggggtCAACAGATGGCTGGAAATGA